In Wolinella succinogenes DSM 1740, a single genomic region encodes these proteins:
- the ttdB gene encoding L(+)-tartrate dehydratase subunit beta, which yields MKKVIHTPIQDEEIKDLRVGDIIYLTGTLVTCRDDGHRRVIEEGVMPELPLDRIAILHAGPIVQEVEGGWKMISVGPTTSMRMERYEKEFLEKTGVKLVIGKGGMGNKTAQGCKESVAIHAIFPGGCAVIAAEQVEEIEGLEWPEFGMPEAFWILRVKEFGPLIVSIDTEGNNFIEEKKNTFRERQKEESAKVEKFVASFMQSH from the coding sequence ATGAAAAAGGTTATTCACACCCCCATTCAAGATGAGGAGATCAAAGATTTGCGTGTAGGCGATATTATCTATCTTACAGGCACGCTCGTGACGTGTCGAGATGATGGCCATCGGCGCGTGATTGAGGAGGGGGTTATGCCCGAGTTGCCCTTGGATAGAATCGCTATTCTCCATGCAGGCCCCATTGTCCAAGAGGTGGAAGGGGGATGGAAGATGATTTCAGTTGGCCCAACCACGAGCATGAGAATGGAGCGCTATGAGAAAGAGTTTCTGGAAAAGACAGGGGTGAAACTTGTCATTGGCAAAGGGGGGATGGGGAATAAAACCGCTCAAGGGTGCAAAGAGAGCGTGGCGATTCACGCAATCTTTCCAGGAGGATGTGCAGTGATTGCGGCCGAACAAGTTGAAGAGATCGAAGGCTTGGAATGGCCAGAGTTTGGAATGCCTGAGGCCTTTTGGATATTAAGAGTTAAAGAATTTGGTCCTCTGATCGTCTCTATTGATACCGAGGGAAATAATTTTATTGAAGAGAAGAAAAACACCTTCAGGGAACGCCAAAAAGAGGAATCAGCCAAGGTTGAAAAATTTGTGGCCTCTTTTATGCAAAGTCACTAG
- the ttdA gene encoding L(+)-tartrate dehydratase subunit alpha gives MEASSGHQLMAETLGKFVSLVSKRLPDDVMAKLTELKGIETEPLAKSLYACMFENMEKAESLNRPTCQDTGVIQFFVRAGAKFPYLGELRGILKEATILSTKQAPLRLNAVEPFDEKNTGTNVGTKVPWIEWDIVSDDDSVEIEVYMAGGGCSLPGRSIVLPPLAGYEGAVKFVFDTIVEWGINACPPLTVGVGIGTCSTSAAKLSKMAMLRKLGSSNPHPRAAEMERRIQEGLDAIGLGPQGISGHRSVLGVHVEGMAHHPSVLGVGVTVGCWANRHGIIQFNKNLQYTMISHQGVEL, from the coding sequence ATGGAAGCTTCTAGCGGGCATCAATTGATGGCTGAAACATTGGGTAAATTTGTCTCATTGGTTTCTAAAAGATTACCTGATGACGTCATGGCAAAGCTTACAGAGTTGAAAGGGATTGAAACCGAACCCCTAGCCAAGAGTCTGTATGCATGTATGTTTGAAAATATGGAAAAAGCTGAATCGCTCAATCGGCCTACCTGTCAAGACACGGGCGTGATCCAATTTTTTGTTCGTGCTGGAGCAAAATTCCCTTACCTTGGGGAGCTTCGGGGGATTTTGAAAGAGGCAACGATTTTATCGACCAAGCAAGCTCCGCTGAGACTCAATGCGGTTGAGCCTTTTGATGAAAAAAACACTGGCACTAATGTCGGAACTAAAGTGCCATGGATTGAATGGGATATTGTTTCTGATGACGATAGTGTGGAGATTGAAGTCTATATGGCGGGCGGAGGTTGCTCTTTGCCAGGACGATCAATCGTGCTCCCTCCTTTGGCAGGCTATGAGGGGGCAGTCAAGTTTGTTTTTGACACCATCGTGGAATGGGGAATCAATGCTTGCCCTCCTTTGACCGTTGGAGTGGGGATAGGGACTTGTTCCACCTCGGCTGCCAAACTTTCTAAAATGGCAATGTTGAGAAAACTAGGAAGCTCTAATCCGCATCCAAGAGCGGCTGAAATGGAAAGGAGAATTCAAGAGGGTTTAGATGCCATTGGGCTTGGACCACAGGGGATTTCAGGGCATCGAAGCGTGCTTGGGGTCCATGTTGAGGGGATGGCCCACCATCCTTCGGTGCTAGGCGTGGGTGTAACGGTTGGATGTTGGGCAAATCGCCATGGAATTATTCAATTTAACAAGAATCTTCAATATACAATGATCTCTCATCAAGGAGTTGAGCTATGA
- a CDS encoding GntR family transcriptional regulator yields MTLLKKVRMLPAREQVASILRSSILSGEIAQGESITLDGIGEQVGMSRTPVREAFQILASEGLLELRPNRCAIVKGISPDTIRDHYELRMILETEALKRACERMTSEDLASLEEINQQGKLAKARGDVSTYNLINQAFHMVIWTAAGSEKLKHFLSLLWNGLSMNKRITAQEYATTSQDEHSEILEKILQKDSQGACHLMREHIRHSMESMLMNFHKEDEARS; encoded by the coding sequence ATGACTTTATTAAAAAAAGTGCGGATGCTTCCTGCTAGAGAGCAAGTGGCTTCGATCTTGCGCTCATCCATCCTTTCAGGTGAAATCGCCCAAGGTGAGTCGATCACGCTAGATGGTATTGGGGAGCAGGTAGGAATGTCTAGAACGCCCGTGAGAGAGGCTTTTCAGATTTTAGCCTCTGAGGGGTTGCTGGAGCTTCGACCCAATCGATGCGCCATTGTCAAAGGAATCTCCCCCGATACAATTCGTGATCACTATGAGTTAAGAATGATTTTGGAGACAGAGGCGCTCAAAAGAGCTTGCGAAAGAATGACTAGCGAGGATCTGGCCTCTCTCGAAGAGATCAATCAGCAAGGTAAACTTGCCAAAGCTCGAGGGGATGTTTCCACCTATAACCTCATCAATCAAGCTTTTCACATGGTGATTTGGACGGCGGCAGGAAGCGAGAAACTCAAACACTTCCTTTCGCTCCTATGGAATGGCCTCTCCATGAATAAGCGGATAACCGCCCAAGAGTATGCCACCACCTCTCAAGATGAGCATAGCGAGATATTAGAAAAAATCTTGCAAAAAGATTCGCAAGGGGCATGTCATCTTATGCGCGAGCACATTCGCCATAGCATGGAAAGTATGCTGATGAACTTCCACAAAGAAGACGAGGCCAGAAGCTAG
- a CDS encoding S1 RNA-binding domain-containing protein — translation MKIGTYQRLKAIKFLDFGVYLLEELTQEEVLLPKRYVPEGLEMGAMLEVFLYTDSEDRPVATTLKPKAILGEVAALEVVSVSERGCYLDLGIAKDIFMPCKNPYSFHEGQKVVVRLDLDKEKRLIARIGVKNYLQNAPVTLRPFTEVEILPFEWSTLGYGCMVNGRYFGMLFNNETFEKLPLGEARKGYIKAVRPDGKIDLSLRKSQGAGGLKEELEKLMKALQSAGGKLELHYDSDPDEISKITGLSKKGFKRALGEAIRSQKVELVAGKGIEQIR, via the coding sequence GTGAAAATCGGCACCTATCAAAGGCTTAAAGCCATCAAATTTCTCGACTTTGGGGTCTATCTTTTAGAGGAGCTCACGCAAGAAGAGGTTCTTCTGCCTAAGCGCTATGTGCCTGAGGGGCTGGAGATGGGCGCCATGCTTGAGGTATTTCTCTATACAGATAGCGAGGATCGCCCCGTGGCCACGACACTAAAACCCAAAGCGATTCTTGGCGAAGTGGCCGCTTTGGAAGTGGTGAGCGTGAGCGAACGGGGATGTTACCTCGATTTGGGAATCGCCAAAGACATTTTCATGCCTTGCAAGAATCCCTATAGTTTTCATGAGGGACAAAAGGTGGTCGTGAGGCTTGATCTTGATAAAGAGAAGCGCCTCATCGCTCGAATTGGGGTGAAAAACTACCTCCAAAACGCTCCTGTGACCTTGCGACCTTTCACTGAGGTGGAGATTCTTCCTTTTGAGTGGAGCACGCTGGGCTATGGTTGCATGGTGAATGGGCGCTATTTCGGGATGCTTTTTAATAATGAGACCTTTGAGAAGCTTCCCCTTGGCGAGGCAAGAAAGGGCTACATCAAAGCCGTAAGGCCTGATGGGAAGATCGATCTTAGTCTGCGAAAGAGCCAAGGAGCAGGCGGACTCAAGGAGGAGCTAGAAAAGCTCATGAAAGCACTCCAGAGTGCAGGGGGAAAGCTGGAGCTCCACTACGATTCTGATCCTGATGAGATTTCCAAAATCACGGGGCTTAGCAAAAAAGGATTCAAGCGAGCGCTTGGCGAAGCCATACGGAGCCAAAAAGTGGAGCTCGTGGCGGGCAAAGGAATCGAACAGATTCGCTAG
- a CDS encoding alkylphosphonate utilization protein, which translates to MFMSVRDSNGAELQEGDSVLVIKDLKVKGASITLKRGTLVKNIKLTAKEDEIEGRVEKQGVIVLKTCFLKKA; encoded by the coding sequence ATGTTCATGAGCGTAAGAGATAGCAATGGAGCGGAGCTTCAAGAGGGCGATAGTGTCCTTGTGATCAAAGATCTCAAGGTCAAAGGCGCTTCCATCACCCTCAAGCGAGGAACGCTAGTGAAAAATATCAAGCTCACCGCCAAAGAGGATGAGATTGAGGGGAGAGTGGAGAAACAAGGCGTCATCGTGCTTAAGACCTGCTTCCTTAAAAAGGCCTAA
- a CDS encoding M48 family metallopeptidase — translation MSLIEASYFDGESSKAHSVTLEILGDRLELRGEDLQLSLGKKALRMEPSVGEAGGVLHLEAGGEIHGLSLEESKILECWIGGTSPEHLARFFEGKLRYVALSILLALGVLWAGIFYGLPQLSLWVAKQAPASVRLAMDSETLEILDRLYLKESTLSLSRQEEIKRGLERFCAVNECGAHQLLFRSSPVLGANAFALAGEVIILSDELVEKSEHDEEIIAVLAHEIGHLKESHALRMLLQTLGTGVLISVGVGDVGAFADLAAGIPALLLQRGYSREMEREADAFALEGLKRAGIAPRRLAEILLRLDQGDEIPSILLTHPPTKERIEPFLEARP, via the coding sequence GTGAGCTTGATAGAGGCGAGCTATTTTGATGGAGAGAGCTCCAAGGCTCACTCTGTTACCCTTGAGATTCTTGGGGATAGACTGGAGCTAAGAGGGGAGGACCTCCAGCTCTCTTTGGGTAAAAAAGCGCTTCGAATGGAGCCTTCTGTGGGCGAGGCTGGAGGGGTCTTGCATCTAGAGGCTGGAGGGGAGATTCATGGGCTAAGCCTAGAGGAATCCAAGATTCTAGAGTGCTGGATAGGGGGCACTTCGCCTGAGCATTTGGCGCGATTTTTTGAGGGAAAGCTTCGCTATGTGGCGTTGTCGATTCTTTTGGCGCTTGGAGTGCTTTGGGCGGGAATCTTTTATGGATTGCCCCAGCTCTCCTTGTGGGTGGCCAAACAGGCTCCTGCTTCAGTAAGGCTTGCTATGGATTCAGAGACGCTGGAGATTTTGGATCGGCTCTATCTTAAGGAATCGACCCTAAGCCTCTCGCGCCAAGAGGAGATAAAGCGAGGATTGGAGCGATTTTGCGCGGTGAATGAGTGCGGGGCGCATCAGCTTTTGTTTCGCTCCAGCCCTGTCTTGGGGGCAAACGCTTTTGCTTTGGCGGGTGAGGTGATTATTTTGAGTGATGAGCTGGTGGAAAAGAGCGAGCATGATGAAGAGATCATCGCCGTTCTGGCGCACGAGATCGGTCACCTCAAAGAATCGCACGCCCTTCGGATGCTTTTGCAGACGCTAGGGACGGGTGTGCTCATCTCCGTAGGCGTGGGTGATGTGGGCGCTTTTGCGGATTTGGCGGCAGGGATTCCTGCGCTTTTGCTTCAGCGGGGTTACTCAAGAGAGATGGAGCGCGAGGCGGATGCCTTTGCCCTAGAGGGGTTGAAGAGGGCAGGGATCGCGCCAAGGCGTCTGGCAGAGATTCTGCTTAGGCTTGATCAAGGGGATGAGATACCCTCGATTCTCCTCACTCACCCTCCCACAAAAGAGAGAATCGAGCCTTTTTTGGAGGCTAGACCCTAA
- a CDS encoding YjgN family protein translates to MSTRYPLNFTGKGSEYFKIWIVNIALSLITLGIYSAWAKVRTNRWFYGHTILDHQAFVYLATPMQILKGRLIAAAFFIAYVITSEILPLVGMGILLLILALSPWIIVRSLRFNALQSSYRGIRFGFVGSVSGAAKAFLLWPFVSLITLGLALPYAAYVQVKYLASNYTYGSVQCLYEGQSKPFWKLYIWVFALVALPLGLMMLGFFGLMASSAFEKGARASLLLVMIVLLYTLVPIAMAIIKTRVANLFYNHTQMGEARFHSTQRAREMLWIYFSNLFLVMVTLGLFTPFASVRIARYKALHLEVIAPDLESYSAKIQSDVGALGSEMSDFFDMDVGVG, encoded by the coding sequence ATGTCTACTCGTTACCCTTTGAATTTCACTGGAAAAGGCAGTGAATATTTCAAAATTTGGATCGTCAATATCGCCCTTAGTCTCATCACTTTGGGAATCTATTCCGCTTGGGCTAAGGTGCGAACAAATCGCTGGTTTTATGGGCATACGATTTTAGATCATCAGGCGTTTGTCTATCTCGCCACCCCGATGCAGATACTCAAAGGCAGGCTTATTGCGGCGGCGTTTTTTATCGCGTATGTCATCACTTCAGAGATTTTGCCGCTCGTGGGGATGGGAATCTTACTTTTGATTCTGGCGCTTTCTCCATGGATTATCGTTCGATCGTTGCGCTTTAATGCGCTGCAGAGCAGCTATCGAGGAATCCGTTTCGGTTTTGTTGGTAGCGTGAGTGGGGCGGCAAAGGCTTTTTTGCTTTGGCCTTTTGTCTCACTCATCACGCTGGGATTGGCGCTCCCCTATGCGGCGTATGTGCAGGTGAAATATCTCGCCTCCAATTACACCTATGGGAGCGTTCAATGCCTCTATGAAGGCCAATCCAAACCCTTTTGGAAGCTCTATATCTGGGTTTTTGCTTTGGTGGCGCTTCCACTAGGGCTGATGATGCTTGGATTTTTTGGATTGATGGCTTCTTCGGCTTTTGAAAAAGGAGCTAGAGCCTCTTTGCTTTTGGTGATGATTGTTTTGCTCTACACTCTTGTGCCCATTGCTATGGCGATTATCAAGACGCGAGTGGCCAATCTTTTTTACAACCACACGCAGATGGGAGAGGCTCGATTCCACTCGACACAGCGCGCGCGAGAGATGCTTTGGATCTACTTCTCAAATCTCTTTTTGGTCATGGTGACGCTTGGGCTTTTCACCCCTTTTGCGAGTGTGCGCATCGCTCGATACAAGGCTTTACATCTTGAGGTGATCGCGCCGGACTTGGAGAGTTATAGCGCCAAGATACAATCCGATGTGGGGGCTTTGGGCTCGGAGATGTCGGACTTTTTTGATATGGATGTTGGGGTAGGGTGA
- a CDS encoding methylated-DNA--[protein]-cysteine S-methyltransferase produces the protein MNRDYFKTPFGWVEIRADARRVEGILFVPEPLEASANELTERAKEALEAFLMGKAVHPLPFPCAFASELSRRVLEELAKLSFGEVVTYSELGRRALGVHQRAVARVMASNKIVLLYPCHRVVAQNGLGGYSGGGVERKKAILEWEKSLCAREAKTE, from the coding sequence ATGAATAGAGACTACTTTAAAACCCCTTTTGGGTGGGTGGAGATTAGGGCTGATGCTAGGAGAGTGGAGGGAATCCTCTTTGTTCCTGAGCCTTTGGAGGCCTCTGCAAATGAACTCACAGAGAGAGCCAAAGAGGCGCTAGAGGCATTTTTGATGGGCAAAGCGGTGCACCCTTTGCCTTTTCCCTGCGCCTTTGCAAGTGAGCTATCTAGGCGTGTTTTAGAGGAGCTTGCCAAACTCTCTTTTGGGGAGGTGGTGACCTATAGCGAACTTGGAAGGCGTGCCCTAGGCGTGCACCAAAGAGCCGTGGCGCGCGTGATGGCGAGCAACAAGATCGTTCTTCTCTACCCTTGCCACCGCGTGGTAGCCCAAAATGGACTAGGGGGCTATAGCGGAGGGGGAGTGGAGCGAAAAAAGGCGATTTTAGAGTGGGAGAAGAGCCTCTGCGCTAGGGAGGCAAAAACTGAATAA